In a single window of the Mauremys reevesii isolate NIE-2019 unplaced genomic scaffold, ASM1616193v1 Contig60, whole genome shotgun sequence genome:
- the LOC120394481 gene encoding maestro heat-like repeat-containing protein family member 2B: protein MVAHVFREFSVSISKLAIPEENTIQTLCTDILQCLDTSVTGMTQVLWPRLLEYVVPAQYTGTLKPLCRCLRELAEKKQQEGEEAACLDYGGSGL from the exons ATGGTAGCACATGTTTTCAGGGAGTTCAGTGTGTCCATCAGCAAACTG gctattccggaagaaaacactatccaaaccctgtgcactgacatcCTGCAATGTCTGGACACCTCAGTCACTGGAATGACCCAA gtgttatggccaaggcttctggaatatgtggtgccagctcagtacactggtactttgaagcctctctgcagatgccttagggagctggctgagaaaaagcagcaggaaggagaagaagctgcttgcCTCGACTACGGTGGATCAGGTTTATAA